The Glycine soja cultivar W05 unplaced genomic scaffold, ASM419377v2 tig00106023_1_pilon, whole genome shotgun sequence genome includes a window with the following:
- the LOC114404724 gene encoding uncharacterized protein LOC114404724 isoform X1, with product MSANQRSTAPPFKEEFATVLRMTHSLNDAQPVPATPASFCNPTNCNIGCDDVVQNQKNENETPPATQNSKPKRGRPFKTPPESIKNWYVIRKERKIANRFDTSYFHKETGFRCRSLKEIKNYEKYGSPPRRHKVKTQAKEESNDKTKNETEEMVVAQRKAKAEVMRTFVEKFLSKAYYNQLHMFDP from the exons ATGAGTGCAAATCAGAGGAGTACTGCTCCACCCTTTAAG GAGGAATTTGCAACTGTACTAAGGATGACTCATTCCTTAAATGATGCTCAACCTGTACCTGCAACACCAGCATCATTTTGCAATCCTACTAATTGCAATATTGGTTGTGACGATGTTGTTCAGAACCAAAAAAATGAg AATGAAACCCCACCTGCGACACAAAATTCAAAGCCAAAACGAGGAAGACCCTTCAAAACGCCACCTGAATCGATTAAAAATTGGTATGTTATACGCAAAGAACGAAAGATCGCCAACAGGTTCGATACG agttATTTTCATAAGGAGACAGGCTTTCGGTGTCGGTCTTTGAAGGAGATTAAGAATTACGAGAAATATGGAAGTCCTCCTCGACGTCACAAAGTGAAAACACAAGCCAAAGAAGAAAGCAATgacaaaaccaaaaatgaaacAGAA GAAATGGTtgttgctcaaagaaaagcaaaaGCAGAAGTTATGAGAACTTTTGTTGAAAAGTTTCTTTCGAAAGCTTATTACAATCAGCTTCACATGTTCGACCcataa